Proteins from a genomic interval of Streptococcus sp. D7B5:
- the rpoE gene encoding DNA-directed RNA polymerase subunit delta: MELEVFAGQEKSELSMIEVARAILELRGRDHEMHFSDLVNEIQNYLGTSNSDIREALPLFYTELNFDGSFISLGDNKWGLRSWYGVDEIDEEIIALEENDDDEVAPKAKKKRVNAFMDGDSDAIDYNADDPEDEDAYEADPALSYDDENPDDEKNEVEAYDAEINEIAPDDLGEDVDLNEEDDEFSDDDAETSEEE; the protein is encoded by the coding sequence TTGGAATTAGAAGTATTTGCTGGGCAAGAAAAAAGTGAACTATCTATGATTGAGGTAGCGCGTGCTATCTTGGAACTTCGTGGTCGCGATCATGAGATGCATTTTAGCGATCTTGTAAACGAAATTCAAAACTACCTTGGAACATCAAACAGCGATATCCGCGAAGCTTTGCCTTTGTTCTACACAGAGTTGAACTTTGACGGTAGCTTCATCTCACTTGGAGACAACAAATGGGGGCTTCGTTCATGGTATGGTGTGGACGAGATTGACGAAGAAATCATCGCTCTTGAAGAAAATGACGACGATGAAGTAGCACCAAAAGCTAAGAAGAAACGTGTCAATGCCTTCATGGATGGTGATTCAGATGCTATTGACTACAATGCAGATGATCCAGAAGACGAAGACGCATACGAAGCAGATCCAGCTCTTTCATACGATGATGAAAATCCAGATGATGAGAAAAATGAAGTGGAAGCTTACGATGCAGAAATCAACGAAATTGCTCCTGATGACTTGGGTGAAGACGTGGATCTCAACGAAGAAGACGATGAGTTTTCTGACGATGACGCTGAAACGAGTGAAGAAGAGTAA